From Leptospira kirschneri serovar Cynopteri str. 3522 CT, one genomic window encodes:
- a CDS encoding UvrD-helicase domain-containing protein, whose product MKNKVQYSSAQQKVIDENTRFVQVVAAAGSGKTSTMVGIIERILVEDLFPEESVLVLTFSRKAAIEISNRIQKVTDKNSIRVQTFHAYCLYALSQWHPRFILQKPKILSPEEKNQFYRGFLKKEQNKIGGIPYDFFWAENISFIQENFSELKKDLEFAYQKFKQNNGFLDFEDLVKMFLDGLKNKEEWTFKPRSLLQKIIVDEFQDTDLEQLEFLKLLSQSASIVVVGDDSQAIYSFRGTSPEAFLNFQNLFQPCKVHFLNTNYRSLPEIISTSSIPIQKNRHKIDKEVFPFRHEKGFVGKIFIEETADLIPFLNRAIPTSKDDFKILCRSNFRISEYIREGIPKRYLMTIHASKGLEFHTVFVDVADGWNVRLDSTLKIIEEERRILYVGLSRAKDRLFVLGTGKNSRRETIENTFFNYFKKLKNITPEDLT is encoded by the coding sequence ATGAAAAACAAAGTTCAATACAGTTCAGCACAACAAAAAGTAATCGATGAAAACACAAGATTTGTTCAAGTAGTCGCCGCCGCAGGTTCTGGCAAAACTAGTACGATGGTTGGGATCATCGAAAGAATTTTAGTTGAAGACTTATTTCCAGAAGAATCCGTTTTGGTTCTAACTTTTTCGCGCAAAGCCGCGATTGAAATTTCGAATAGAATCCAAAAAGTCACGGATAAAAATTCTATCAGAGTTCAAACATTTCACGCATATTGTTTATATGCTCTCAGTCAATGGCATCCTAGATTTATATTACAAAAACCTAAAATCCTCTCTCCGGAAGAGAAAAATCAATTCTACCGAGGATTTCTAAAAAAAGAACAAAATAAAATCGGTGGAATTCCTTACGATTTTTTTTGGGCTGAAAATATTTCTTTTATCCAAGAAAATTTTTCAGAACTCAAAAAAGATTTAGAATTCGCTTATCAAAAATTCAAACAAAACAATGGCTTTTTAGATTTTGAAGATTTAGTAAAAATGTTCTTAGACGGCCTTAAAAACAAAGAGGAATGGACCTTTAAACCCAGAAGCCTCCTTCAAAAAATCATAGTAGATGAATTTCAAGATACCGATTTAGAACAACTTGAATTCCTAAAGTTGTTGTCCCAAAGCGCGTCTATCGTCGTGGTAGGAGATGACAGCCAAGCAATTTATAGTTTTCGAGGAACTTCTCCCGAAGCTTTTTTAAACTTTCAAAATCTTTTTCAACCCTGTAAGGTTCATTTTTTAAACACGAATTACCGGTCTCTTCCGGAGATTATAAGCACATCCTCGATTCCAATCCAAAAGAATCGTCATAAGATCGACAAAGAAGTTTTTCCTTTTCGTCATGAAAAAGGTTTTGTCGGAAAGATCTTCATCGAAGAAACAGCAGATCTAATTCCATTTCTTAATCGAGCGATTCCTACTTCGAAAGACGATTTTAAAATTTTATGTAGGTCTAATTTTAGGATTTCTGAATATATTAGAGAAGGTATTCCAAAACGTTATCTAATGACGATTCATGCAAGTAAAGGTTTAGAATTCCATACCGTATTTGTTGACGTTGCAGACGGCTGGAACGTAAGACTCGATTCTACTTTAAAGATCATTGAAGAAGAAAGAAGAATTCTATACGTTGGTTTATCAAGAGCCAAAGATCGTTTGTTTGTCTTAGGAACCGGTAAAAATTCGAGAAGGGAAACGATAGAAAACACATTTTTCAACTATTTCAAAAAACTCAAAAATATAACTCCGGAAGATTTAACCTAG